One region of Patescibacteria group bacterium genomic DNA includes:
- a CDS encoding aminotransferase class I/II-fold pyridoxal phosphate-dependent enzyme, translated as MQKITTSEYADLTQHELEALKHEFNLADAHTHQSQSLTQRKIISRLPSLWYQSERATQVEMENKFIRSFFQYHQQPTALKTPSLLVYAASIGMVIVSNYFKKKQLSVQLITPCFDNLPDLLRNLGVPIKPLREELLEDASAIYQNLERHCKSDVIFLVSPNNPTGFELTGNVGTDYKARFKELIRFAKNHNKILAFDFCFASFIVQDAKVPTFDVYSLLEKSGVSYIAIEDSGKTWPLQDAKVALIKASKNLYPELHNIHTAYLLNVSPFILNLVSEYCEDSIKDKGSSIKNLLERNRKIVKKELSGDLLEFMEPGTLVSVAWFKIRNSKIMATTLQKHLYRKARVYVLPGTYFFWDKPTRGERYIRIALARDTIMFKKAIAKVKKALYAYR; from the coding sequence ATGCAAAAAATTACTACAAGCGAGTACGCGGATTTGACACAGCACGAACTAGAGGCGCTGAAACATGAGTTTAACCTTGCGGATGCACATACTCATCAATCGCAATCGCTCACCCAGCGGAAGATTATAAGTCGACTACCAAGCCTCTGGTACCAATCGGAAAGAGCCACACAGGTCGAAATGGAGAATAAATTTATTCGTTCTTTTTTTCAGTATCATCAACAGCCTACGGCATTGAAAACACCTTCATTGTTAGTCTATGCAGCCTCCATTGGGATGGTAATTGTCTCTAACTATTTCAAGAAAAAACAACTGTCCGTTCAGCTGATAACCCCTTGTTTTGATAATCTTCCTGACCTACTAAGAAATCTTGGAGTACCAATTAAGCCGTTGCGAGAAGAGTTATTAGAGGACGCTAGTGCTATTTATCAGAATCTAGAGCGACATTGTAAAAGTGACGTTATTTTTCTTGTCTCTCCCAATAATCCGACGGGGTTTGAACTTACAGGTAACGTAGGCACTGACTATAAGGCACGATTTAAGGAACTGATTCGCTTTGCCAAGAATCATAATAAAATCCTTGCGTTCGACTTTTGTTTTGCTTCGTTTATAGTGCAGGATGCAAAAGTACCTACGTTTGATGTCTACAGCCTGCTAGAAAAATCGGGTGTGAGCTATATTGCCATTGAGGACTCTGGGAAAACGTGGCCGCTGCAAGATGCCAAGGTGGCACTTATTAAAGCGAGCAAGAATCTTTATCCTGAGCTCCACAATATTCATACGGCGTATTTGCTCAACGTTTCACCATTTATTTTGAATCTTGTAAGCGAGTATTGTGAAGATTCGATAAAAGACAAGGGTTCTAGTATCAAGAACCTGCTTGAACGAAATCGCAAGATTGTTAAAAAGGAATTAAGCGGAGACCTGCTTGAGTTTATGGAACCTGGCACACTTGTTAGTGTCGCGTGGTTCAAGATTAGAAATTCGAAGATTATGGCAACGACCTTGCAGAAGCATCTCTATCGCAAGGCAAGGGTGTACGTATTGCCAGGAACATACTTTTTTTGGGATAAGCCGACCAGGGGAGAAAGGTATATACGAATTGCCTTAGCGCGTGACACGATTATGTTCAAAAAAGCAATCGCAAAAGTTAAGAAGGCTCTCTATGCATACAGGTAA
- a CDS encoding dihydrodipicolinate synthase family protein yields the protein MHTGKELAIPLVSPMLDGAIDKESIRRLVSFCEPYVDIYVPCLSSGEGEKLSSSQWSEVVSAVRSETDKPVYCGILKEGKEEVQQYLVLAAKYGCEGVVIKVEMLHPNNGLDFSGLKLILYNQEGSKATAAELLQLSRHPQVVAIKDSSENVSLFNELSESLAREGSAVKLYQGMETTILQTPDADGMLISLANVEPSFCRKLLSEQGGKAAQELDGYIERYNLKDGQWYKSLKEALYSMKVINSPQLVGQE from the coding sequence ATGCATACAGGTAAAGAACTCGCGATTCCTTTAGTATCCCCTATGCTTGACGGGGCGATAGATAAAGAGTCCATCAGACGCCTTGTGTCATTCTGCGAACCGTATGTGGATATATATGTTCCATGTCTTTCTTCGGGTGAAGGTGAGAAACTTAGTTCGAGTCAGTGGTCAGAAGTGGTTAGTGCAGTGAGAAGCGAAACAGACAAACCCGTCTATTGTGGGATTTTGAAAGAGGGAAAAGAAGAGGTACAACAGTATTTGGTTTTGGCGGCCAAGTATGGGTGTGAGGGCGTTGTTATTAAGGTGGAGATGCTTCATCCAAACAATGGTTTGGATTTTTCTGGCCTGAAGCTCATTCTTTATAATCAAGAGGGGTCTAAAGCAACGGCGGCTGAATTACTACAACTATCAAGGCATCCTCAAGTAGTCGCAATTAAAGACAGTTCTGAGAATGTAAGTTTATTCAACGAGCTCTCGGAGTCTTTAGCTCGGGAGGGGAGTGCGGTGAAATTATATCAAGGAATGGAAACCACGATTCTTCAAACGCCTGACGCCGATGGGATGCTCATTTCATTGGCTAATGTAGAGCCGAGCTTTTGTAGAAAACTGCTATCGGAGCAAGGTGGAAAGGCTGCACAAGAGCTCGATGGCTACATTGAGCGCTATAATCTAAAAGACGGTCAGTGGTATAAGTCCTTAAAAGAAGCCCTGTATAGTATGAAAGTCATTAACTCTCCGCAACTTGTTGGCCAGGAGTAA
- a CDS encoding DUF6190 family protein translates to MKNIYVDSGVFLAMHSIDEKIRVTCKNFFVANFSKQLFMLLEDVGQCDAVIWKEERELQDAYYPFMDNLHTLMKIERVPYNKGALENIDELRIIDSSFSISDLLTLSHVKASGAVLYTLGVSRLKIDSICKALPEQEASELSFEQQLERLYQESLKLRVGQ, encoded by the coding sequence ATGAAAAATATTTACGTAGATTCAGGCGTATTTTTGGCGATGCATAGCATTGATGAAAAAATCCGTGTTACGTGCAAGAACTTTTTTGTTGCCAATTTTTCAAAGCAGTTGTTCATGTTGCTGGAAGATGTTGGGCAGTGTGATGCCGTGATTTGGAAGGAAGAAAGAGAATTGCAGGATGCTTATTATCCATTCATGGACAACTTGCATACGTTGATGAAAATCGAGCGAGTTCCTTATAATAAGGGCGCCTTAGAGAATATTGATGAGCTACGGATAATTGATAGTAGTTTCTCTATCAGCGACCTTCTGACCTTGTCTCATGTTAAAGCGAGTGGTGCAGTACTGTATACACTTGGGGTATCTCGTTTGAAAATTGATAGCATATGTAAAGCCTTGCCTGAACAGGAGGCGAGTGAACTTAGTTTCGAGCAGCAGCTTGAGCGACTATATCAAGAGTCTTTAAAACTAAGAGTGGGTCAGTAG
- a CDS encoding SDR family oxidoreductase, which produces MKDKVIVITGGSKGLGKGLANILANNSNRVVICARHEVELDKTAKEIGAIPFLADVAKEEDVELLAAYAVKEFGCIDLWINNAGIWLPHASIEDTDLKKVQEMFLVNVFGTMNGSKIALTQMRKQGHGTVVNIISTSGLIARPQSSGYAASKWAVRGFTDSIREEVKGTDIHVLSVYPGGMQTDLFGEQKPEEMNKYMTFESVAEKIIENLDALEPLTELIIKRT; this is translated from the coding sequence ATGAAAGACAAAGTCATTGTTATTACGGGTGGAAGCAAAGGCCTCGGCAAGGGTCTCGCTAATATTTTGGCAAATAACAGTAATAGAGTAGTCATTTGCGCTCGACATGAAGTTGAATTAGATAAGACTGCGAAAGAGATTGGCGCAATCCCTTTTCTTGCGGATGTGGCAAAAGAAGAGGATGTAGAATTGCTTGCCGCCTATGCTGTAAAAGAATTTGGATGCATTGATTTATGGATAAACAATGCCGGCATTTGGTTGCCCCATGCATCGATTGAAGACACCGATCTAAAAAAAGTGCAAGAGATGTTTTTGGTTAATGTGTTTGGTACGATGAATGGCTCAAAGATTGCGCTTACGCAAATGAGGAAACAGGGTCATGGAACGGTCGTTAACATTATTTCAACAAGCGGATTAATTGCTCGGCCTCAGTCGTCAGGATATGCGGCAAGTAAGTGGGCAGTTCGTGGATTTACTGATTCAATTCGTGAAGAAGTTAAGGGCACGGATATCCATGTTCTGAGTGTGTACCCCGGGGGCATGCAAACAGATCTATTTGGCGAACAGAAACCGGAAGAGATGAATAAGTATATGACGTTCGAATCAGTGGCAGAGAAAATTATTGAAAATTTAGATGCCCTGGAACCATTGACGGAACTAATCATCAAGCGCACGTAA
- a CDS encoding HD domain-containing protein, whose protein sequence is MILVPLCGTDSTISEPLLVTIRDIVEYLKILFMRYDYKISRAVSFAIETHEINQKQKRKGKDIAYITHPLTVGLILSRCGASDEVVVAGILHDTVEDSVDDHKVTIAMLQERFGKKVAELVTSVTETNRALPWSERKREALEHVASFSHEALLVKSADVISNATEIIDDHKHDGDSVFARFNAPKIDVLQNYLWVITAIIKCWPDSPLAEDLRSVANGLQDMAALHFMQNHRAIVIEYRDYSEDMPIQCPVCDWSGTPKESGLLNTDSQAALDVSCRNCDKILLVVEYASGNEVGNESEIAFIPKMKKKMDESS, encoded by the coding sequence ATGATTCTAGTCCCGCTGTGCGGGACGGATTCAACTATTTCCGAGCCGCTCCTTGTTACGATACGAGACATAGTTGAGTACCTCAAAATCCTATTTATGCGATACGATTACAAAATTAGCCGCGCTGTTTCATTCGCCATTGAAACGCACGAAATTAACCAAAAACAAAAGCGGAAGGGAAAAGATATTGCCTACATCACGCATCCTCTCACTGTTGGGCTTATATTGTCGCGCTGCGGTGCTAGTGACGAGGTCGTAGTGGCGGGCATACTGCATGATACTGTTGAGGATAGCGTTGACGATCACAAAGTAACTATCGCGATGCTTCAAGAACGTTTTGGTAAGAAAGTTGCTGAACTCGTTACTAGTGTCACCGAAACAAACCGAGCGCTGCCATGGAGTGAGCGCAAGCGTGAAGCACTCGAACATGTTGCATCATTTTCACATGAGGCGTTGCTGGTGAAATCCGCCGATGTCATTAGTAATGCAACCGAAATCATAGATGACCACAAGCATGATGGCGACTCAGTGTTTGCTCGTTTTAATGCGCCAAAGATTGATGTTCTTCAGAACTACTTATGGGTAATTACGGCCATTATTAAATGTTGGCCAGACAGCCCACTTGCAGAAGACTTGCGTTCCGTTGCTAATGGACTACAGGATATGGCTGCGCTTCATTTCATGCAGAACCATCGAGCTATTGTTATTGAGTATCGGGATTACAGTGAAGACATGCCTATTCAGTGCCCGGTGTGTGATTGGAGTGGTACGCCCAAGGAAAGTGGACTCCTCAATACTGACAGCCAGGCAGCGCTTGATGTCTCCTGCCGTAATTGCGACAAGATTCTGCTCGTCGTAGAGTATGCCTCTGGCAATGAGGTGGGTAACGAAAGTGAGATTGCATTTATTCCCAAGATGAAAAAGAAAATGGACGAAAGTAGCTAG
- a CDS encoding Type 1 glutamine amidotransferase-like domain-containing protein, which translates to MELFLTSSVHAVAQDIAKKINLVKANKLVFITTAAEPKEEGDLTWLYNDRQALVDAGFNVVDYTITNKNKSELERDLEGFDYIYLSGGNTAYLLQQSQKSGFVALVKELVQKKGKVYIGTSAGSVIAGPRLSDYYIDESTELEDKKGYGFVNFTIVPHWGSGDFRKTYLGERLKIVYKEDQVPLLLLTDNQYVHIKDEQMKIIDVKE; encoded by the coding sequence ATGGAACTATTTCTAACATCGAGCGTTCACGCTGTGGCGCAAGACATTGCCAAGAAGATTAACCTTGTTAAGGCAAACAAGCTAGTGTTTATCACTACTGCCGCTGAGCCGAAAGAGGAAGGGGATTTAACCTGGCTTTATAACGATAGACAGGCGTTGGTCGATGCTGGCTTTAATGTCGTTGATTATACAATTACTAATAAGAACAAAAGCGAGCTAGAGCGTGACCTTGAGGGTTTCGACTACATCTATCTCTCAGGAGGGAATACCGCTTATCTTTTACAACAATCTCAAAAATCAGGATTTGTTGCTTTGGTAAAAGAACTCGTTCAGAAGAAAGGTAAAGTCTACATCGGGACTAGTGCAGGCTCAGTCATTGCCGGGCCGAGACTCTCTGATTACTACATTGACGAATCAACAGAGTTGGAAGACAAAAAAGGATATGGGTTTGTAAATTTTACAATTGTTCCGCATTGGGGTTCTGGTGATTTTAGAAAAACGTACTTAGGCGAGAGATTGAAGATTGTGTATAAAGAAGATCAAGTGCCCCTACTTCTTCTTACTGATAATCAATACGTTCACATAAAAGATGAGCAGATGAAGATCATTGATGTGAAAGAGTAA
- a CDS encoding SDR family oxidoreductase, with protein MKDKVIVITGGSRGLGKGMAQLLASKKNTVVICSKNKTEVEKTAKDINATAFVADVTKESDVKALADFTVKQFGGIDVWINNAGVWLPHATIEEVDMKRVDGIFAVNVFGTMYGAKTALLQMRKQQCGTVVNIVSTSGLDARPTSSIYAASKWAVRGFTDSIREEYRETNIKILAVYPGGMQTALFDEKKPNDINTYMSFESVAEKIVANLELAEPLEELIIKRPS; from the coding sequence ATGAAAGATAAAGTCATCGTTATTACTGGCGGTAGTAGAGGTCTTGGGAAAGGGATGGCACAGCTTCTTGCGTCTAAAAAGAATACAGTAGTAATTTGTTCAAAAAATAAAACAGAAGTTGAAAAGACGGCGAAAGACATAAATGCCACTGCCTTCGTTGCGGACGTTACCAAAGAAAGCGATGTTAAAGCCCTGGCTGATTTTACAGTGAAACAATTTGGAGGTATTGATGTTTGGATAAACAATGCTGGCGTATGGTTGCCACATGCAACAATTGAAGAGGTAGACATGAAACGAGTAGACGGTATCTTTGCGGTAAATGTGTTCGGCACTATGTATGGCGCAAAAACCGCCTTGCTTCAAATGAGGAAACAGCAATGCGGAACCGTTGTTAATATCGTTTCTACGAGTGGTCTTGATGCGAGGCCGACATCCTCAATCTATGCAGCCAGTAAATGGGCGGTACGAGGCTTTACGGATTCCATCAGAGAAGAGTACAGAGAGACGAACATTAAGATACTGGCAGTATATCCAGGCGGAATGCAGACGGCTTTGTTTGATGAGAAAAAGCCAAATGATATAAACACATACATGAGCTTTGAATCCGTTGCAGAAAAAATCGTTGCCAACCTGGAGTTGGCGGAACCTTTAGAGGAATTGATTATTAAACGGCCATCTTGA
- a CDS encoding ASCH domain-containing protein yields the protein MKHYMKLSAEPFQKIKSGSKVIESRLYDDKRKLISVGDEIEFSENEYPESKVCTKVLELLRYPTFAELFADNNPVLFGDSSRDSLLKIIRKYYSDDDEKKFGVVGIRIALVDKTA from the coding sequence ATGAAACATTACATGAAATTATCAGCAGAACCTTTTCAAAAAATTAAGAGCGGCTCCAAAGTAATAGAGTCACGATTATATGATGACAAGAGAAAACTAATTTCGGTGGGCGATGAAATTGAATTTAGTGAGAATGAGTATCCAGAAAGTAAGGTATGCACGAAAGTTTTAGAACTCCTACGTTATCCAACCTTCGCTGAGCTTTTTGCAGACAATAATCCGGTTCTATTCGGTGACAGCAGCAGAGATTCTCTTTTGAAAATAATTAGAAAGTATTACTCCGACGACGACGAGAAAAAGTTTGGGGTGGTTGGCATTCGTATTGCTTTAGTTGACAAAACCGCATAA
- a CDS encoding GNAT family N-acetyltransferase yields MVDIRNVTRDDLPVVAEMMHEALDPYYGGDHRAHAKRIVETAAEGSADTKGHFSAAQIMYVAEEEGQIIGLLNFVVKHQGTLKVSPLIVLEAARGKGVGRLLLQKMEAYAKEYGIRQIYCTVAAQNKLALSYFLGHGFIRAGMAHGHYRPNADECMLYKVVEHGPLPEERLISVLPMIDDEKPQVRAFVKARLAPYFEGVDDRWMDALFAGYARKDSRDPNEKYKIIWVAKASDGTVLGVAAATPKKGEPIKLMPLVAEDIRAFSALVAELPGLLREYGHKLYTHTVPTSVEAETLQHHGWQVEAMMPEAYKCGVVTQQWGLALEEKVMKTMRVKRQYFDAIMAGTKPIEARVGYDNIRRIQGGDNIQLECGRLSGVVQVVDVRVYRTFEEMLQTENARNIVPDNPVGALEVLQHIYPPEKEKLGVYVFELMVLRGPVSR; encoded by the coding sequence ATGGTAGACATTCGAAATGTCACACGCGATGACTTACCTGTTGTCGCCGAGATGATGCACGAGGCGCTCGATCCGTACTACGGAGGAGATCACCGTGCACACGCGAAACGTATCGTCGAAACCGCCGCAGAAGGGAGTGCGGATACGAAGGGGCATTTTTCAGCAGCGCAGATCATGTACGTGGCGGAAGAAGAAGGGCAGATTATCGGCCTTCTCAACTTCGTGGTCAAGCATCAAGGGACGCTGAAGGTCAGTCCGCTCATCGTCCTCGAAGCTGCGCGAGGGAAAGGCGTCGGTCGTCTTCTGTTGCAGAAAATGGAAGCGTACGCGAAGGAGTACGGTATTCGGCAGATTTACTGTACCGTTGCAGCTCAGAACAAGCTCGCGTTGTCGTACTTCCTCGGCCATGGCTTCATTCGGGCGGGCATGGCGCATGGACACTACCGGCCCAACGCAGACGAGTGCATGCTGTACAAAGTTGTTGAACATGGACCGCTTCCCGAGGAACGTCTCATCTCCGTGCTACCGATGATTGACGACGAAAAACCGCAAGTGCGCGCGTTCGTCAAGGCTCGTCTTGCGCCATACTTCGAAGGCGTCGATGACCGGTGGATGGATGCTCTCTTCGCAGGGTACGCGCGCAAAGACAGTCGTGACCCCAATGAAAAGTACAAGATCATTTGGGTTGCCAAAGCATCCGACGGCACTGTCCTTGGTGTTGCCGCGGCCACACCGAAGAAGGGGGAGCCAATCAAGTTGATGCCACTCGTGGCAGAAGACATCCGGGCATTCTCAGCCCTCGTTGCGGAGCTCCCTGGTTTACTCCGCGAGTATGGGCATAAGCTCTACACGCATACCGTACCAACGAGTGTTGAAGCTGAGACGCTTCAGCACCATGGATGGCAGGTGGAAGCGATGATGCCCGAGGCATACAAATGTGGCGTGGTCACCCAACAATGGGGACTCGCACTAGAGGAGAAGGTTATGAAAACAATGCGAGTGAAGCGACAGTATTTCGACGCGATCATGGCTGGCACTAAGCCGATCGAAGCTCGCGTGGGGTACGACAACATCCGGCGGATCCAGGGCGGAGACAATATTCAGTTGGAATGTGGACGACTCTCGGGGGTCGTGCAAGTTGTCGACGTACGCGTCTACCGCACGTTCGAGGAGATGCTCCAGACGGAAAATGCTAGGAACATCGTTCCTGACAATCCGGTTGGCGCGCTGGAAGTTCTCCAGCACATCTATCCACCCGAGAAGGAAAAGCTTGGTGTCTACGTGTTTGAGCTGATGGTGCTGAGGGGTCCGGTTTCTCGGTAG
- a CDS encoding Gmad2 immunoglobulin-like domain-containing protein, giving the protein MRTNSQVILGVIVGAVVVAALVYAWQRFAVSDEPQPINSINKLGEAFQQEGNLVKDGPGFKPGVWYLIYEAPGQPGLSVELSFDANSTCVILEKSSACQLSDLQIGDRAAVEGYILESLVNVEKIIVISRADQVPDKSDLIQATMPVANQVVASPLVIAGKARGTWYFEASFPVSLYDANNKLLGSTPAQAESDWMTTEFVPFRTTLTFTKPTTAIGTLVLQKDNPSGLPEHDDELRIPVTFSTATRPIKLYYYNPNLDKDGSGNILCSANGLVSVERVIPVTTVPIQDTVRQLLRGDLTVTEKILGISTEFPLAGVELEGVSLLNGVLTLNFSDPQNRTGGGSCRVGILWAQIEATAKQFPEVKSVRFTPEELFQP; this is encoded by the coding sequence ATGCGTACAAATTCACAAGTTATATTAGGAGTGATTGTGGGCGCTGTTGTTGTTGCCGCCTTGGTTTATGCTTGGCAGCGTTTCGCAGTGTCTGACGAACCGCAGCCAATTAATTCAATTAATAAACTGGGCGAAGCCTTTCAGCAGGAGGGGAACCTTGTTAAAGATGGTCCAGGCTTCAAGCCAGGTGTTTGGTATCTCATATATGAAGCGCCGGGGCAGCCGGGTTTGAGTGTTGAACTTTCTTTTGATGCAAATAGTACCTGTGTGATATTAGAAAAAAGCTCGGCTTGTCAGCTGTCCGATTTACAAATAGGGGACCGCGCAGCAGTGGAAGGCTATATCTTGGAATCGTTAGTGAATGTAGAAAAAATAATAGTGATTTCGCGAGCAGACCAAGTTCCGGATAAAAGCGATCTCATTCAAGCAACCATGCCTGTCGCAAATCAAGTCGTTGCCAGTCCGCTTGTGATTGCAGGAAAAGCGCGTGGCACCTGGTACTTCGAGGCATCATTTCCCGTAAGTTTGTATGACGCCAATAATAAACTTTTGGGGTCCACGCCTGCGCAAGCCGAGAGCGACTGGATGACGACGGAATTCGTGCCATTTAGGACAACGTTAACGTTTACGAAACCAACAACCGCAATCGGAACGTTAGTGCTTCAAAAAGATAATCCATCCGGCCTGCCAGAGCATGACGATGAGCTTCGCATTCCTGTTACGTTTTCAACGGCAACGCGACCCATAAAACTCTATTACTATAATCCCAATCTCGATAAAGACGGCAGCGGTAACATTTTATGTTCTGCCAACGGGTTAGTGTCTGTTGAGCGAGTAATTCCCGTTACCACAGTACCCATTCAAGACACGGTTCGACAGCTGTTACGTGGGGACCTAACGGTTACGGAAAAAATACTGGGCATCTCAACCGAGTTTCCGCTGGCAGGTGTTGAGTTGGAGGGAGTGTCACTTTTGAACGGCGTCCTTACATTAAATTTCAGCGATCCTCAGAACAGGACGGGTGGCGGTTCTTGTCGGGTGGGCATTTTGTGGGCGCAAATTGAAGCTACTGCCAAGCAATTTCCCGAAGTGAAAAGTGTCCGTTTTACGCCAGAAGAGCTTTTTCAACCGTAA
- a CDS encoding HAD-IA family hydrolase, with protein MEIDELQPIAGEKKYIIFDLSEVLLTGIKDTGLALAEKHQLSVAKEHTAAWTHHATPLLTPLVKEFFNGNVSEDEYINEVLATYPQLGEAESLKQHIRNNFKEVEGTRDIIINLKTSGYTLALFSVHAKEWVDYCEQKFNYHDLFDVRVYSYEDKVSKPDPVSFQKVLSRLAADPAECLFIDDSVFNIEAARNLGIHSILFTTADELQSELRIMLPDLAP; from the coding sequence ATGGAAATCGACGAATTACAACCTATTGCAGGTGAAAAGAAGTATATAATTTTCGATCTTTCTGAAGTTTTATTAACGGGCATTAAAGATACTGGTTTAGCGCTTGCTGAGAAGCATCAACTGAGCGTTGCAAAAGAGCATACCGCCGCATGGACTCACCACGCGACACCCTTGTTGACGCCGTTAGTAAAGGAATTTTTCAATGGGAACGTGAGCGAAGATGAATACATCAACGAAGTTCTCGCCACCTATCCGCAACTTGGTGAGGCTGAGTCACTGAAGCAACATATTAGAAATAACTTTAAGGAAGTCGAAGGAACGAGGGATATTATTATAAATCTAAAAACATCAGGTTACACGCTGGCTCTATTCTCCGTCCATGCGAAAGAATGGGTGGACTATTGTGAACAGAAATTTAACTATCATGACCTGTTTGATGTGCGTGTTTATTCCTATGAAGACAAGGTTTCTAAACCAGATCCTGTTTCATTCCAAAAAGTACTTTCACGTCTCGCAGCTGATCCAGCAGAGTGCCTCTTTATCGACGATTCAGTGTTCAATATTGAAGCCGCAAGAAATTTAGGCATTCATTCTATTTTATTCACAACGGCCGATGAGCTGCAGAGTGAGTTGAGGATAATGCTGCCAGATCTCGCACCATAG